In the Desulfuromonas sp. DDH964 genome, AAAGGGATGGCAACGACAGATTCGCCAGAAACCGAGCACCAGACCACGGCCCGAGCCATGCTTGACCACAGCATCAAGGGTGTAACTGGAACAACTGGGATAAAAACGACAGGACGGTCCGGTAAGGGGAGATAAAAATCGCTGGTAGAAGCGAATCGCAAAAACGATGCACCACCTTATCATGGTTGGCCCCCGTGGCAGCTTCCCGGATGGGCCAGGCATTTCAATTCCTCACGAACATCGGAAAAGCCGAGA is a window encoding:
- the yidD gene encoding membrane protein insertion efficiency factor YidD encodes the protein MIRWCIVFAIRFYQRFLSPLTGPSCRFYPSCSSYTLDAVVKHGSGRGLVLGFWRICRCHPFHPGGYDPVP